One genomic window of Legionella jordanis includes the following:
- the traJ gene encoding conjugal transfer transcriptional regulator TraJ, with translation MDDKNKLPTRKHSRHLRVPVLPDEEIAIKSHAAQAGLSVAEYLRRIGLGYQIQSAIDKDYILQLSKINADMGRLGGLFKLWLTQDRRVAYFDHRRIKALLDRIQTTQDAMFEVVKKL, from the coding sequence ATGGATGATAAGAATAAACTACCTACCAGAAAACACAGCCGCCACCTACGTGTTCCCGTTCTTCCCGATGAAGAAATTGCAATTAAATCCCATGCCGCCCAAGCAGGACTTTCTGTTGCCGAATATTTACGTCGGATTGGGTTGGGCTATCAAATCCAAAGTGCCATTGATAAGGATTATATTCTCCAGTTATCCAAAATAAATGCAGACATGGGAAGGCTCGGCGGTCTGTTTAAGCTCTGGCTTACCCAGGATAGACGTGTCGCATATTTTGATCATCGAAGGATTAAAGCTTTGTTGGATCGCATTCAAACAACGCAGGATGCAATGTTTGAAGTGGTGAAAAAATTATGA
- the traI gene encoding TraI/MobA(P) family conjugative relaxase gives MIIRHIPMKSARLSSYSALVKYITDEQNKQERVGKVRISNCKSVDLTWAIHEVLATQARNQRAKSDKTYHMLISFAPGENPSNEVLKAIEESVVSSIGFKDHQRISAIHHDTDNLHIHVAINKIHPKTFNMIEPYRAYRAFADVASKLEIEYGLEITNHRTRKSRSENLADDMEQHSGIESLINWIKRNCLEQINQANHWNEVHKILFLHGLEIHIKANGLVFCNEVGLMVKASSVSRCFSKKNLESRLGEFKPSPFRTERSGQNIYRYEPLNRKVIGSEIYARYLHEKEHGKTLLAEKLKHLREAKARLITKAKKLGRTKRAVLKLMKAPRTQKKYLYQQISKTLLKEIEKVRQNYAKERKHLLELHKNKTWADWLQQKALEGDKEALTAMRYHNRKNQSNYSLSAVSSNFSLADIKQVDSITKEGTEIYKMDKAVIRNTGKEIKISKGGSIATLKKAIEMAQQRYGNCIQVNGSPLFKKIILQITIQHNIPITFADSEMEAQRQKMVLEQERRYEQSRRYRFNDGGRTPRSNEAAGAVIGKRGTLSSTKPNADSIRQGPPAKSQNSLRDLSQLDMVQLARRSKVLLPDNAHDQLERQGLQPDNHVRRKIFGLKPNRKIDKGRSIF, from the coding sequence ATGATTATTCGCCATATCCCAATGAAGTCAGCAAGACTAAGCAGCTATTCAGCTCTGGTAAAATACATTACTGATGAACAAAATAAACAGGAACGAGTAGGTAAAGTCAGGATATCAAACTGTAAGAGTGTTGATCTTACATGGGCTATTCATGAAGTATTGGCAACTCAGGCGAGAAACCAAAGAGCTAAAAGCGATAAAACCTACCACATGCTCATATCTTTTGCCCCAGGGGAAAATCCCTCCAACGAGGTATTGAAAGCTATAGAGGAAAGTGTCGTATCATCTATTGGATTCAAAGATCATCAAAGGATTAGCGCTATTCATCACGACACAGACAACCTTCATATTCATGTTGCCATCAATAAAATTCATCCAAAAACATTTAACATGATTGAGCCGTATAGAGCTTATAGGGCTTTTGCAGATGTGGCATCGAAACTGGAAATTGAGTATGGTCTTGAAATAACCAATCATCGAACCCGAAAAAGTCGTTCAGAGAATCTTGCTGATGATATGGAACAACATTCTGGCATTGAAAGCTTGATTAACTGGATAAAGAGAAATTGTCTGGAACAGATTAACCAGGCCAACCATTGGAATGAGGTTCATAAAATCCTATTCCTTCATGGCTTGGAAATTCATATTAAAGCTAATGGTCTGGTCTTTTGTAATGAGGTAGGACTTATGGTTAAGGCAAGCTCAGTTTCACGATGCTTTTCCAAAAAGAACCTGGAATCCAGGTTGGGTGAATTTAAGCCCTCACCATTTCGTACTGAAAGATCCGGGCAAAATATTTATCGTTATGAACCACTAAATAGGAAAGTGATCGGTTCAGAAATTTATGCGCGTTACCTACATGAAAAAGAACATGGCAAAACGTTGCTTGCCGAGAAACTCAAACATCTGCGTGAAGCTAAAGCCAGACTGATTACGAAAGCCAAGAAACTTGGTCGAACCAAACGAGCAGTTTTGAAGTTAATGAAAGCCCCGAGGACTCAAAAAAAATATCTTTACCAGCAAATCAGCAAAACCCTTTTGAAAGAAATTGAAAAAGTTCGCCAAAATTATGCCAAAGAACGAAAGCATCTTCTTGAATTACATAAAAACAAAACCTGGGCTGATTGGTTGCAGCAAAAAGCTCTGGAAGGAGACAAAGAAGCCTTAACAGCTATGCGTTATCACAATCGAAAAAATCAAAGTAATTATTCCTTATCTGCTGTGTCATCTAATTTTTCCTTAGCTGATATTAAGCAAGTTGATTCCATTACTAAAGAGGGAACAGAGATATATAAAATGGATAAGGCGGTCATCAGAAACACCGGCAAGGAAATTAAAATTTCTAAGGGCGGCTCTATTGCTACACTGAAAAAAGCCATTGAGATGGCACAGCAGAGATACGGCAACTGTATCCAGGTAAATGGCTCGCCACTTTTTAAAAAGATCATTCTTCAAATAACCATCCAGCATAATATCCCGATCACCTTTGCTGATTCAGAAATGGAAGCACAGCGCCAAAAAATGGTCTTAGAACAGGAGAGACGCTATGAGCAATCAAGACGATACAGATTTAATGATGGAGGAAGAACTCCAAGAAGCAATGAAGCTGCTGGAGCAGTCATTGGAAAAAGAGGAACACTTTCCAGTACGAAGCCCAACGCTGACAGCATTAGACAAGGCCCGCCAGCCAAAAGTCAAAACAGCTTGCGAGACTTGTCCCAACTCGATATGGTTCAGCTCGCCAGAAGAAGTAAAGTGTTATTGCCGGATAATGCACATGATCAGCTGGAGCGGCAAGGACTCCAACCTGATAACCATGTGCGACGGAAAATTTTTGGACTAAAGCCGAATAGGAAAATCGATAAAGGCAGATCAATCTTTTAA
- a CDS encoding recombinase family protein — protein MEFVERIRIAESSFFSLSEPWADTTSHAGKMIMMVFAGIAEFERDLIRERTSAGRLAAKQRGVRIGRPKKMNEEQKLLAKRLLEENKSVTEIAKTFNVHKATIYRLSESIICNEI, from the coding sequence TTGGAGTTTGTAGAACGAATAAGAATAGCCGAATCTTCGTTTTTCTCGCTTTCTGAGCCATGGGCAGATACAACCTCTCATGCTGGTAAAATGATCATGATGGTATTTGCAGGAATTGCTGAATTTGAGCGTGATTTAATTCGTGAGCGTACTTCGGCGGGGCGTTTAGCAGCTAAACAACGTGGAGTTCGAATTGGACGCCCCAAAAAAATGAATGAAGAACAAAAATTGTTAGCAAAGCGATTATTGGAAGAAAATAAATCAGTCACTGAGATTGCCAAAACTTTTAATGTCCATAAAGCAACTATTTACCGACTTTCAGAATCTATTATATGCAATGAAATTTAA
- a CDS encoding class I SAM-dependent methyltransferase, with product MPQYPISPELYDQSIPQIVTAKSVVLDFFDKTHIHGGETIVDACCGTGNLAGFLGGYLPNCTILGLDNAENMIEFAKKKYSQNNVSFLLEDLTTFNESYKKSADLIICSWAVSHIPMEQQKIFTNNLYQYLKKEGRLIVLFPVMGSTLSTVIQETVKSEKWNNVFTKLENTRVTFTIEQYDEILRQVGFMNRSVRLCSEEITFKDKNELRCFIITSIARYLSYIPKPELSEEFIDDITNNYQEKIPNLSYTVTILSAVAKRPSLNLLLQKTGTFNSDSNNSQEEDITQLLLYSKPD from the coding sequence ATGCCACAATACCCTATTTCTCCTGAACTATATGATCAGTCTATTCCACAAATTGTAACCGCCAAGTCTGTTGTTTTGGATTTTTTTGACAAGACTCATATTCATGGAGGAGAAACAATCGTTGATGCCTGCTGTGGTACTGGTAATTTAGCTGGTTTTCTTGGAGGTTATTTACCTAATTGCACTATCTTAGGATTAGATAATGCAGAGAACATGATTGAGTTTGCTAAAAAGAAATATTCACAGAATAATGTTTCTTTTCTACTCGAGGATCTTACTACATTTAATGAATCTTACAAGAAATCAGCAGATTTAATAATATGTTCATGGGCTGTATCACATATCCCCATGGAACAACAAAAAATCTTTACTAATAATCTTTATCAATATCTTAAAAAAGAAGGCCGACTAATTGTTCTTTTTCCAGTAATGGGTTCAACATTATCTACAGTAATTCAAGAAACTGTAAAATCAGAAAAATGGAATAATGTATTTACTAAATTAGAAAATACGCGGGTAACATTTACAATCGAACAATACGATGAAATATTAAGACAAGTTGGCTTTATGAACCGGAGCGTACGTCTTTGTTCTGAAGAAATAACTTTTAAAGATAAAAACGAATTACGTTGTTTTATCATAACTTCTATTGCACGTTACTTGTCTTACATACCAAAGCCTGAGTTAAGCGAAGAGTTCATTGATGATATAACAAACAATTATCAAGAGAAAATCCCCAATCTTTCTTATACAGTCACAATTTTATCAGCTGTTGCAAAACGCCCTTCTCTTAATTTGCTTTTACAGAAAACAGGAACATTTAATTCTGACTCCAACAACAGCCAAGAAGAAGACATAACTCAGTTGTTATTATATTCCAAGCCGGATTAA
- a CDS encoding reverse transcriptase domain-containing protein — protein sequence MEVLEEAYRLTKLNKGAPGLDGVTFVKIETEGVQTYLHTLQEELQTHSYKPGKTRKVKIPKAGGKSFRELSILSICDRVVQGAVKLILEPIFEADFKAGSYGYRPKRATSDAIKRVSESIVQKKTKVIDLDIAKFFDTVRKDILLKR from the coding sequence ATGGAAGTATTAGAGGAAGCTTATCGACTGACGAAATTAAACAAAGGCGCACCGGGATTAGACGGTGTAACTTTTGTGAAAATAGAGACAGAAGGAGTTCAGACTTACCTCCATACCCTACAAGAAGAACTGCAGACACACTCGTATAAACCAGGCAAGACAAGGAAGGTTAAGATCCCTAAAGCAGGCGGAAAGAGCTTTAGAGAACTATCGATTCTATCAATATGCGATCGAGTTGTACAAGGTGCAGTGAAGCTAATACTTGAACCCATCTTTGAAGCGGACTTCAAAGCAGGTTCTTACGGGTATCGGCCAAAACGCGCTACAAGCGATGCGATCAAACGCGTATCGGAATCTATTGTTCAAAAAAAAACCAAAGTGATTGATCTAGATATTGCCAAATTTTTCGATACGGTGAGAAAGGATATTTTACTCAAAAGGTAA